Proteins from a genomic interval of Zingiber officinale cultivar Zhangliang chromosome 2A, Zo_v1.1, whole genome shotgun sequence:
- the LOC122043267 gene encoding putative leucine-rich repeat receptor-like serine/threonine-protein kinase At2g19230 encodes MAIAYRKKRLDSRIWWPILLAFAVASAGARSHSTDALGFLSIDCGLEPGSSYVDPLTNIPYVSDAGFIDTGVNHNISVDYVGDVRNPGLLTLRAFPNGTRNCYTIRSPTVVRGSKYLLRAWFFYGNYDGQLLSFQLHLGVNYWDRVDVTSAELAYWKETITVATDWHLSVCLVNTGTGTPFISGIDLRPLKDSMYPAANEWRSLVLLYRWNLGVESGSIRYPADPLDRLWAPWSSPRWNDVSTNSTVQNLSVDFFEAPSVVMQTAVTPINSSSLVIPWDPFPGYVNQFLVILHISEILDLSGTNQSRQFNIYVNGFRWLGVIMTPEYLQSDSVYNLVTLPSSPTYNISLEALSNSTLPPILNAFELYVTMSNTSVPSDAGDVDAMTAIKERYRIQRNWMGDPCSPSDFVWDGLNCNYSLSNSPRVTALSLSSSGLTGEITKSFASLSALQYLDLSYNNLTGSIPDDLANLSSLRLLDLTGNQLNGSIPSNLLEMAQNGLLTLRLDGNPHLCYNDTSCNVISTSVILKVYICFSATGNLQIDSKNC; translated from the exons ATGGCGATTGCATACCGGAAGAAGAGACTGGATTCCAGAATTTGGTGGCCGATCCTCCTCGCCTTCGCCGTGGCCTCCGCCGGAGCTCGCTCTCATTCCACCGACGCTCTCGGTTTCCTCTCCATCGACTGCGGCCTCGAGCCCGGTTCGTCCTACGTCGACCCCCTCACCAACATCCCCTATGTCTCCGATGCCGGCTTCATCGACACCGGCGTCAACCACAACATCTCCGTCGATTACGTGGGCGATGTCAGGAACCCTGGGCTCCTCACCCTCCGCGCTTTCCCCAACGGTACCCGCAACTGCTACACCATCCGGTCGCCGACAGTGGTTCGGGGGTCCAAGTACCTCCTCCGGGCGTGGTTCTTCTACGGCAACTACGACGGCCAGCTGCTGTCCTTCCAACTCCACCTCGGCGTCAACTACTGGGACAGGGTGGACGTGACCTCCGCGGAGTTAGCCTACTGGAAGGAGACCATCACGGTGGCCACGGACTG GCACTTGTCGGTGTGCCTGGTCAACACCGGCACGGGGACGCCGTTCATCTCCGGGATTGACTTGCGGCCGCTGAAGGACAGTATGTATCCGGCGGCAAATGAGTGGCGGAGTTTGGTGCTGCTCTACCGGTGGAATTTGGGAGTGGAATCGGGCTCCAtcag GTATCCGGCCGATCCGCTCGATCGGTTGTGGGCGCCATGGAGCTCCCCGCGGTGGAACGACGTCTCCACCAACTCAACCGTCCAAAACCTCTCCGTGGACTTTTTCGAAGCTCCCTCCGTCGTCATGCAGACCGCCGTCACCCCCATCAACTCCTCCAGCCTCGTCATCCCATGGGATCCCTTCCCCGGCTACGTCAACCAGTTCTTAGTCATCCTCCACATATCCGAGATCTTAGACCTCTCCGGTACCAATCAATCGCGGCAGTTCAACATCTACGTGAATGGATTCCGGTGGCTGGGGGTTATAATGACCCCCGAGTACCTCCAATCGGACTCCGTCTACAACCTCGTGACCCTCCCTTCGTCCCCCACCTATAACATCTCCCTCGAGGCTCTCAGCAACTCCACTCTCCCGCCCATCCTCAATGCCTTCGAGCTATACGTCACCATGAGCAACACCTCCGTGCCCTCGGATGCTGGAGATG TTGATGCCATGACAGCGATCAAGGAGCGGTATCGGATCCAGAGGAATTGGATGGGAGATCCATGTTCCCCTAGTGATTTTGTTTGGGATGGACTAAATTGTAATTATAGCTTGTCAAATTCTCCAAGAGTCACTGCTTT GAGCCTGTCATCAAGTGGGCTGACTGGGGAAATAACCAAATCTTTTGCTAGTCTTAGTGCACTTCAATACTT AGACTTGTCTTACAACAATTTAACAGGGTCAATACCCGATGATCTAGCAAACTTAAGTTCTCTCAGACTACT TGATTTGACAGGCAACCAGTTAAATGGATCAATTCCTTCAAACCTCCTGGAAATGGCACAAAATGGATTGCTTACCTTAAG ACTGGATGGGAATCCACATCTTTGTTACAATGATACATCGTGCAATGTGATATCAACATCGGTTATCCTGAAGGTTTACATTTGTTTTTCAGCAACAGGCAACTTGCAGATAGATTCAAAAAATTGTTGA